A stretch of Aphanothece sacrum FPU1 DNA encodes these proteins:
- a CDS encoding ribose-phosphate pyrophosphokinase: MIPALSENNRLSLFSGSANIPLAKEVARYLGMDIGPMVRKQFADGELYIQIQESIRGCDVYLIQPCCHPVNDHLMELLIMIDACRRASARQITAVVPYYGYARADRKTAGRESITAKLVANLITEAGAQRVLAMDLHSAQIQGYFDIPFDHVYGSPVLQDYLASKNLSDLVVVSPDVGGVARARSFAKKLNEAPLAIIDKRRQSHNVAQVLNLIGDVKGKTAVLVDDMIDTAGTITEGARLLREEGARQVYACATHAVFSEPAISRLSSGMFEEVIVTNTIPVSEKHHFKQLKVLSVANLIGEAIWRIHEDTSVSSMFR; the protein is encoded by the coding sequence ATGATACCAGCTTTGTCGGAGAATAACCGCCTAAGTCTTTTTTCGGGATCAGCTAATATTCCTCTAGCCAAGGAAGTCGCCCGTTATTTAGGGATGGATATCGGGCCAATGGTTCGCAAACAGTTTGCCGATGGAGAATTGTACATTCAAATTCAAGAATCGATCCGTGGCTGTGATGTTTATCTGATCCAACCTTGCTGTCATCCAGTCAACGATCATTTAATGGAATTGTTGATTATGATCGATGCTTGTCGTCGAGCATCCGCAAGGCAAATTACCGCCGTTGTGCCTTATTACGGTTATGCGCGGGCTGATCGCAAAACGGCGGGACGAGAATCAATTACTGCGAAACTGGTGGCTAATTTAATCACCGAAGCGGGGGCCCAACGGGTACTAGCAATGGATTTGCATTCCGCCCAAATTCAAGGCTATTTTGACATCCCTTTTGATCATGTTTACGGATCACCAGTATTACAGGACTATTTAGCCAGTAAAAACTTATCTGATCTGGTGGTAGTTTCCCCTGATGTGGGAGGAGTTGCTCGAGCGAGATCGTTCGCCAAAAAATTAAATGAAGCTCCTTTAGCAATTATTGATAAACGCCGTCAAAGCCATAATGTGGCCCAAGTGCTGAATTTAATTGGGGATGTTAAAGGGAAAACGGCTGTTTTAGTCGATGACATGATTGATACGGCTGGAACCATTACAGAAGGAGCTAGACTCTTAAGAGAAGAAGGGGCCCGACAAGTATATGCTTGTGCTACTCATGCGGTATTTTCGGAACCAGCCATCTCTCGTTTATCTAGTGGAATGTTTGAAGAAGTGATCGTCACTAATACCATTCCAGTTTCTGAAAAACATCACTTTAAACAGTTAAAAGTGCTTTCTGTAGCCAATTTAATTGGGGAAGCTATTTGGCGCATTCACGAAGATACTTCCGTTAGTAGTATGTTTCGTTAG
- the bioD gene encoding dethiobiotin synthase, translated as MKTLCIVGTDTEVGKTVLTTAIAAYSQVYYPQRSVGIMKLLQTGVGDREHYQQMFGSYASIEVVAPLVFSTPVAPPIAAEREELPIPLAQVWQALCSLQQTKDLVLVEGLGGLGSPVTWELTVADIAGEWRLPTVLVVPVKLGAIAQAVANVALARQTKVNLKGIILSCINPISDQELVDWAPKELIQSLTYVPVVGILPYLQDLLDVNKLAHITSNLDLEMLF; from the coding sequence ATGAAAACTTTATGTATTGTGGGAACGGATACGGAAGTCGGTAAAACTGTCTTAACGACTGCGATCGCTGCTTATTCTCAAGTTTATTACCCTCAAAGGTCTGTCGGTATCATGAAACTACTTCAAACTGGAGTCGGCGATCGCGAACATTATCAACAGATGTTTGGATCTTATGCTTCTATAGAAGTGGTGGCCCCTCTGGTTTTTTCTACTCCTGTTGCTCCTCCTATTGCTGCCGAGCGAGAAGAACTTCCGATCCCTCTGGCTCAAGTCTGGCAAGCTTTATGTTCTCTCCAACAAACTAAGGATTTAGTATTAGTAGAAGGGTTAGGGGGTTTAGGATCTCCGGTAACTTGGGAGTTGACAGTGGCTGATATCGCCGGAGAATGGCGTTTACCAACGGTTTTGGTGGTTCCGGTCAAGTTAGGGGCGATCGCTCAAGCAGTGGCTAATGTGGCTTTAGCTCGTCAAACTAAAGTTAATCTTAAAGGAATCATCCTCAGTTGTATTAATCCTATCTCAGATCAAGAGTTAGTTGATTGGGCCCCAAAAGAATTAATTCAATCTTTAACTTATGTTCCTGTTGTGGGAATTTTACCTTATCTACAAGATTTACTGGATGTTAATAAATTAGCTCATATTACTTCTAATTTAGATCTAGAAATGTTATTTTAA
- the argS gene encoding arginine--tRNA ligase gives MTSINEQLTQQFSQALVKAFGDKFNEIDPQVWPARDPKNGDYQVNIALSLAKQLGQPPRAIAQTIIDNLPLNNMIETPTIGGPGFINIKIQATYLETQLKTWQNDLRLGVEKSAKIQKIIVDFSSPNIAKEMHVGHLRSTIIGDSIARILEFLGHQVLRLNHVGDWGTQFGMLIAYLREVYPDALTTANVLNIGDLVTFYKQAKQRFDEDEIFKETARNEVVKLQAGNQESRHAWQLLCEQSRREFQLIYDRLDIQLTERGESFYNQFLEDVIKQLKEKKILEENQGAQCVFLEGFINKDGDPLPLIVQKSDGGYNYATTDLAALNYRIQTDEAERIIYVTDAGQANHFAQVFQVGKKAGILTEKVEIIHVPFGLVKGEDGKKLKTRSGEIIKLKDLLDEAVSYARQDLENRLELEERKESQTFIAHVSEIVGISAVKYADLSQNRISDYIFSYDKMLALQGNTAPYMLYAYARVQSISREGNIDFEKLGENAQIILKDETEIDLAKYLLQLTDVIKEVERTLLPNRLCDYLYELSKKFNRFYENCPVLKSEEPVKTSRLLLSDLTARTIKLGLSLLGISILERM, from the coding sequence ATGACTTCCATTAACGAGCAACTTACTCAACAATTTAGCCAAGCCTTAGTTAAAGCATTTGGGGATAAATTTAACGAAATTGATCCTCAAGTTTGGCCGGCCCGTGATCCCAAAAATGGAGATTATCAAGTTAATATTGCCCTTTCCTTGGCTAAACAATTAGGTCAACCTCCAAGAGCGATCGCCCAAACAATTATTGATAATTTACCCCTCAATAATATGATAGAAACCCCAACCATTGGAGGCCCTGGTTTTATCAATATTAAGATTCAAGCAACTTATCTAGAAACTCAACTGAAAACCTGGCAAAATGATCTGCGGTTAGGAGTAGAAAAATCTGCTAAAATCCAAAAAATTATTGTAGATTTTTCCAGTCCAAATATTGCTAAAGAAATGCACGTCGGACACTTACGATCTACCATTATTGGGGATTCAATAGCTCGTATTTTAGAATTTCTAGGTCATCAAGTTTTACGTCTCAATCATGTAGGAGATTGGGGTACTCAATTTGGTATGTTGATTGCTTATTTACGAGAAGTTTATCCCGACGCTTTAACTACAGCTAATGTCCTAAATATAGGAGATTTAGTTACTTTTTATAAACAAGCAAAACAACGGTTTGATGAAGACGAAATATTTAAAGAAACCGCCAGAAATGAAGTAGTAAAACTACAAGCAGGTAATCAAGAAAGTCGTCACGCTTGGCAATTACTTTGTGAACAGTCTCGTCGAGAATTTCAGCTTATTTATGATCGGTTAGATATTCAATTAACAGAACGAGGAGAATCTTTTTATAATCAGTTCTTAGAAGATGTTATCAAACAATTAAAAGAAAAAAAAATTCTAGAAGAAAATCAGGGAGCGCAATGTGTTTTTTTAGAAGGATTTATCAATAAAGACGGTGATCCTTTACCTCTAATTGTACAAAAATCTGATGGAGGTTACAATTATGCTACAACAGATTTAGCTGCCCTAAATTATCGTATCCAAACCGATGAAGCAGAACGCATAATTTATGTAACAGATGCGGGACAAGCTAATCATTTTGCCCAAGTTTTTCAGGTGGGCAAAAAAGCAGGAATTTTAACTGAGAAAGTAGAGATAATTCATGTTCCCTTTGGCTTAGTTAAAGGGGAAGACGGCAAAAAATTAAAGACTCGTTCAGGTGAAATTATTAAATTAAAAGACTTATTAGATGAAGCCGTAAGTTATGCTCGTCAAGATTTAGAAAATCGCTTAGAATTAGAAGAAAGAAAAGAATCACAAACCTTTATTGCTCATGTTTCTGAAATTGTAGGAATTAGTGCAGTAAAATATGCAGATTTAAGTCAAAATCGGATTAGTGATTACATCTTTAGTTACGATAAAATGTTAGCTCTTCAAGGTAATACTGCTCCTTATATGCTCTATGCTTATGCTAGAGTACAAAGTATTAGTCGAGAGGGAAATATTGATTTTGAAAAGTTAGGAGAAAACGCTCAAATTATCCTCAAAGATGAGACAGAAATTGACTTAGCTAAATATTTATTACAATTAACCGATGTCATTAAAGAAGTGGAAAGAACCTTATTACCTAACCGTCTCTGTGATTATTTATATGAATTAAGTAAAAAATTCAATCGATTTTATGAAAATTGTCCAGTTTTAAAATCAGAAGAACCTGTCAAAACTTCTCGTTTATTATTATCTGATTTAACGGCAAGAACCATTAAATTAGGCTTATCTTTGTTGGGAATTTCTATCTTAGAAAGAATGTAA
- a CDS encoding RNA polymerase sigma factor SigF gives MYTPAKENLKVETLSLFREYKETGKTDLRNQILELNFGLVRKEAYHWVNQCTESYEDLLQVGCLGLIRAIERFSLDKGHAFSSFAIPYIRGEIQHYLRDKGYTVRIPRRWLELGQQSVNIKQDFRKQFNRQPTNSEIAQILEIPLKEWQEIQLAFQNREPLSLDVKVGNDGDGQTCLGDLVADPHYRSFQLSQEDQFRLQQALSQLEERTRNILEFVFLKDLTQREAAEQLGISVVTVSRRVKKGLALLKQSMLQEIC, from the coding sequence ATGTATACTCCTGCCAAAGAAAACTTGAAAGTCGAAACGCTTAGTTTGTTTCGTGAATATAAAGAAACCGGAAAAACTGACTTACGTAATCAAATTTTAGAACTCAATTTTGGCTTGGTTCGCAAAGAAGCATATCATTGGGTTAACCAATGTACTGAAAGCTATGAAGATTTATTACAAGTAGGTTGTTTAGGTTTGATTCGAGCCATTGAGAGATTTAGCTTAGATAAAGGTCATGCCTTTAGTTCTTTTGCCATTCCCTACATACGAGGCGAAATTCAACACTATTTACGAGATAAAGGATATACAGTCCGTATTCCTCGACGTTGGTTAGAATTAGGACAACAGTCCGTGAACATTAAACAAGACTTTCGCAAACAATTCAACCGTCAACCGACTAATTCAGAAATTGCTCAAATTTTGGAAATTCCGTTAAAAGAATGGCAAGAAATTCAACTGGCTTTCCAAAATCGAGAACCTCTGAGTCTAGATGTTAAAGTAGGAAATGACGGAGACGGACAAACCTGTTTAGGAGATTTAGTTGCAGATCCTCATTATCGTAGTTTTCAATTAAGTCAAGAAGATCAATTTCGTCTACAACAAGCGTTATCACAATTGGAAGAACGTACCCGCAATATTTTAGAATTTGTGTTTCTCAAAGATCTCACCCAACGAGAAGCCGCCGAACAACTAGGAATTAGTGTTGTAACCGTGTCTCGTCGGGTTAAAAAAGGCTTAGCACTCCTCAAACAATCTATGCTTCAAGAGATCTGTTAA
- a CDS encoding tetratricopeptide repeat protein, with amino-acid sequence MKTGIISSFLSLLIILLIGLGFISPVLAQDINNSSITQEQLQQGDKIAQQAIEAAEKGEFSQAEAYWTQLIETFPTNPAVWSNRGNSRVSQNKLEEAIADFNQAIELAPHAADPYLNRGTALEAQGNYQGAIADYNKVLALNPNDAMAYNNRGNAEAGLGQWTEALTDYQEAAKISPNFAFARANAALALYQVGKTPEALTQMRNLVRKYPMFPDIRAALTAVLWEMGQQGEAESNWVAAIGIDNRYQDLDWVKTIRRWPPQMVVALDKFLNLK; translated from the coding sequence ATGAAAACAGGAATTATATCCTCATTCTTAAGCTTACTTATTATTTTATTGATTGGACTAGGATTTATCTCTCCTGTCTTAGCTCAAGATATCAATAATTCTTCAATTACCCAAGAACAATTACAACAGGGGGATAAAATAGCTCAACAAGCTATTGAAGCCGCAGAAAAAGGGGAATTTAGCCAAGCAGAAGCTTATTGGACTCAATTAATTGAAACTTTTCCCACTAACCCTGCTGTCTGGAGTAATCGTGGTAACTCCCGTGTCAGTCAGAATAAGTTAGAAGAGGCGATCGCGGATTTCAACCAGGCGATTGAATTAGCTCCCCATGCTGCTGATCCTTATCTTAACCGAGGAACAGCCCTAGAAGCGCAAGGAAACTATCAAGGGGCTATTGCTGACTATAATAAGGTATTGGCACTCAATCCTAATGATGCTATGGCTTATAATAATCGAGGCAATGCCGAAGCTGGACTAGGGCAATGGACAGAAGCTCTGACGGATTATCAAGAAGCGGCTAAAATTTCGCCAAATTTTGCCTTTGCTCGTGCTAATGCTGCTTTAGCTCTCTATCAAGTGGGCAAAACTCCTGAAGCGTTGACCCAAATGCGTAATCTCGTCCGAAAATATCCCATGTTTCCTGATATTCGGGCTGCTTTAACGGCTGTTTTATGGGAAATGGGACAACAGGGAGAGGCCGAAAGTAACTGGGTTGCTGCCATAGGAATTGATAACCGTTATCAAGACTTAGACTGGGTGAAAACCATCCGTCGTTGGCCTCCTCAAATGGTAGTTGCGTTAGATAAATTTTTGAATTTGAAATAA
- a CDS encoding Uma2 family endonuclease has product MVSTIVKLTFEDYLRQYPDGEGKFELVNGELVKVEPIKAHKNVARFLVKAFDRESERLELDYVVDKDIIIRTLTKEGEERGRIPDVSVVKGSIWNVNPTAYGAIIEPLELAVEVTSTNWDDDYIDKLDEYERLGIKEYWIVDYLAIASRNYLGNPKIPTVFVYQLIEGKYQVKSFREQDIIISAIFPELKITVEQIIDASGIGKI; this is encoded by the coding sequence ATGGTATCAACAATTGTTAAATTAACCTTTGAGGACTATCTTAGACAATATCCTGATGGAGAAGGAAAATTTGAATTAGTTAATGGAGAATTAGTCAAAGTGGAACCAATAAAAGCGCATAAAAATGTAGCTAGATTTTTAGTTAAAGCTTTTGATCGAGAAAGTGAACGGTTAGAATTAGATTATGTTGTTGATAAAGATATTATCATCAGAACTTTGACGAAAGAAGGAGAAGAAAGAGGACGTATTCCTGATGTTAGTGTAGTAAAAGGTTCAATTTGGAATGTTAATCCAACTGCTTATGGAGCGATTATTGAACCACTTGAATTAGCGGTAGAAGTTACTTCTACAAATTGGGATGATGATTATATTGATAAACTGGATGAATATGAAAGATTAGGCATTAAAGAATATTGGATCGTGGATTATTTAGCGATCGCATCTCGTAATTATTTAGGGAATCCTAAAATTCCTACTGTTTTTGTTTATCAGCTTATTGAAGGTAAATATCAAGTTAAATCTTTTCGAGAACAAGATATTATTATTTCTGCCATATTTCCAGAATTAAAAATCACTGTAGAGCAAATTATTGATGCTTCTGGAATAGGCAAAATTTAG
- a CDS encoding LysR family transcriptional regulator — protein MRIEQLQAFLAIADTGNFGQAAGKCGVTQSTISRQIQALEAVLGCLLFHRTAQAKLTLAGEKFLPRAKKICHEWATVTQEITDLQAGKQPELCIAAIHSICSQYLPPILQKFCRDYPHVQLRVTALGSDRALKVLRDGLVDVAIVMNNRFLTTSSEMIVDFLYEEPIEVLMSVNHPLTVYQQIPCTELVKYPQVVFKEGYGMQRLLQEWFTSHNLIINAVMELNTLDGFRGVVRQGEIIALLPQTALIECRHDPSLVVRPLQDITEVSSNSLTTLKLPNRLIREVVLVTTSDRLTIPPIADFCRLVKQRLNSFEQFLTTNSLSA, from the coding sequence ATGCGAATTGAGCAGTTACAGGCATTTTTAGCCATCGCAGACACGGGCAACTTTGGACAAGCCGCCGGAAAGTGCGGGGTAACTCAATCTACCATTAGCCGACAAATTCAAGCATTAGAAGCTGTCCTGGGCTGTTTATTATTTCATCGTACCGCTCAGGCTAAATTAACGCTTGCCGGGGAAAAATTTCTTCCACGGGCTAAAAAAATTTGTCACGAATGGGCAACAGTTACTCAAGAAATTACTGATTTACAAGCGGGAAAACAACCAGAACTCTGTATCGCGGCCATTCACTCCATTTGTTCTCAGTATTTGCCCCCTATTTTACAAAAATTCTGTCGAGATTATCCTCATGTACAATTACGAGTAACCGCATTAGGAAGCGATCGCGCTTTAAAAGTCTTACGAGATGGGTTAGTAGATGTGGCCATTGTCATGAATAATCGTTTCTTGACAACCAGTTCGGAAATGATTGTAGACTTCCTTTATGAAGAACCCATTGAAGTATTAATGTCAGTCAACCACCCCTTAACCGTTTATCAACAGATTCCCTGTACTGAACTGGTTAAATATCCTCAAGTTGTGTTTAAGGAGGGTTATGGGATGCAACGACTGTTACAAGAGTGGTTTACTAGCCATAATTTAATTATTAACGCAGTGATGGAGTTAAATACTTTAGATGGGTTTCGTGGGGTAGTTAGACAGGGAGAAATTATTGCTCTTCTTCCTCAAACTGCTTTGATCGAATGTCGTCATGATCCTAGTTTAGTGGTTCGTCCCTTACAAGATATAACGGAAGTTTCTTCTAATAGTTTGACTACCCTAAAATTGCCTAACCGTCTCATCCGTGAAGTCGTTTTAGTGACAACAAGCGATCGCTTAACTATTCCTCCTATTGCTGATTTTTGCCGTTTGGTTAAACAACGACTGAACTCTTTTGAGCAATTTTTAACAACTAATTCTCTTTCAGCTTAA
- a CDS encoding DsrE family protein, whose product MGKYFLIESQSPFESTEVNYNYELASDLAISGHEVTLFLVENGVLAVRSTDTSLDLTKLNQVNLLADEFSLQERGIDSSEIGSNIKISSLECVVNAMAEGQKMMWL is encoded by the coding sequence ATGGGTAAATATTTTTTAATCGAGTCCCAAAGTCCGTTTGAGTCTACTGAGGTTAATTATAATTATGAATTAGCGTCCGATCTGGCAATTTCAGGTCATGAAGTTACCTTATTTTTAGTGGAAAATGGGGTATTAGCGGTTCGTTCTACTGATACTTCTCTCGATTTAACAAAACTTAATCAAGTTAACCTCTTAGCAGATGAATTTTCCCTTCAAGAAAGAGGAATTGATTCTTCAGAAATTGGTTCTAACATCAAAATTTCTAGTCTTGAATGCGTAGTAAATGCTATGGCAGAAGGTCAGAAAATGATGTGGCTTTGA
- a CDS encoding DsrE/DsrF/TusD sulfur relay family protein has product MSEITLTFLVMDGPFEQARTTTAFRLIDAALNKGYNVNVFAYEGGVSLSFAEQKPHANTVHGRSFEEENHPLTKDWIAALQEKAKLKECQFNWTNCGLCIDERGVGNVIYGCSRGGPKDFWQWAIQSNSTLVIGTK; this is encoded by the coding sequence GTGAGTGAGATAACCTTAACATTTTTGGTGATGGATGGCCCCTTTGAACAAGCCAGAACAACGACAGCTTTTAGACTCATAGATGCAGCCTTAAATAAAGGTTACAATGTCAATGTTTTTGCTTATGAAGGAGGCGTATCTTTATCCTTTGCTGAACAAAAACCCCATGCAAATACAGTTCATGGTCGTTCTTTTGAAGAAGAAAATCATCCTTTAACTAAAGATTGGATTGCCGCTCTTCAGGAAAAAGCTAAATTAAAAGAATGTCAATTTAACTGGACTAATTGTGGTCTTTGTATTGATGAAAGAGGGGTAGGAAATGTTATCTATGGGTGTAGTCGAGGAGGGCCAAAAGATTTTTGGCAATGGGCAATACAATCTAATTCAACCTTAGTTATTGGCACAAAATAA
- a CDS encoding GNAT family N-acetyltransferase: MGKLNGEPISCISAVRYNYNFNFIGIYIVKSQWRKQGFGLKTWQQALNLINQKPAALDAVLQQVDNYHKFGFKPTHNHCRYQGIIKGQISEDIIDLKTINFEQLCRYDSQYFPAYRPQFLKQWINQPHGTGYGIINNNELASKGCLHNLLSSPRSSDFVSIA; this comes from the coding sequence ATGGGAAAATTAAACGGAGAACCTATTAGTTGTATTTCTGCAGTTAGATATAATTATAATTTTAACTTTATCGGTATTTATATTGTTAAATCTCAGTGGAGAAAACAAGGATTTGGCTTAAAAACTTGGCAACAAGCTTTAAACTTAATTAACCAAAAACCAGCCGCTTTAGATGCTGTTTTACAACAAGTAGATAATTATCATAAATTTGGCTTTAAACCAACTCATAATCATTGTCGTTATCAAGGAATAATTAAAGGACAAATATCTGAGGATATTATTGATTTAAAAACTATCAATTTTGAACAGCTTTGTCGTTATGATAGTCAATATTTTCCTGCTTATCGTCCCCAGTTTCTTAAACAATGGATCAATCAACCTCATGGCACTGGTTATGGCATAATAAATAATAATGAATTAGCAAGCAAAGGTTGTCTACACAACCTATTATCTAGTCCGCGCTCGTCGGACTTCGTTTCTATAGCATAA
- the ppk1 gene encoding polyphosphate kinase 1: protein MSQLNMATSNINLKDPKYYFNRELSWLEFNYRVLHESLDERTPLLERLKFLAIFSSNLDEFFMVRVAALKQQVQANVIKLSPDGLTPSEQLITIRNRLRPLVKEQDHLFEYTLRSLLIAQGIYLINYVDLDQEQRTYLHQYFEDYIFPVLTPLAVDPSHPFPYISNLSLNLAVIVREPDTNEERFARVKVPQVLPRFVALPKELRHQEDDQTALWTGVPLEQVIAHNLEALFPGMIVQECHAFRVTRNADLSVEEDEADDLLLAIEQELRKRHVGKSAVRLEIHTSTPESIKLRLMEDLELEEIDIYDIDGLLGLKDLFYFMSIPRPDLKDPSWSAVVPTFLQRVKEVVDGNEDGKIEGEGEDIFSLIRHSDLLVHHPYHSFVASVQQFITQSAYDPDVLAIKMTLYRTSGDSPIVNALITAAENGKQVAVLVELKARFDEENNILWARRLEQAGVHVVYGLVGLKTHTKVILVVRRESNKMRRYVHIGTGNYNPKTAKLYTDLGLLTCREELGADLTDLFNFLTGYSRQKSYRKLLVAPFSMRDRMIGMIRREAEHCRNGGSGRIVAKMNALVDSPIIEALYKASQAGVKIDLIIRGICCLRPKVEGISDNINVISIIGRFLEHSRIFYFHNGGDEEIYIGSADWMTRNLSRRVEAITPIDDPNIAKELQEILGIMLADNRQAWELQTDGSYIQRYSSDNGPEQSSQNIFMEMALKSAGNV, encoded by the coding sequence ATGTCACAGTTAAACATGGCGACCTCTAACATTAACCTTAAAGATCCTAAATATTATTTCAATCGAGAACTTAGCTGGTTAGAATTCAATTATCGGGTCTTACATGAATCTTTAGACGAACGGACACCTCTGTTAGAACGGCTCAAATTTTTAGCTATTTTTAGTTCTAATTTAGATGAATTCTTTATGGTGCGAGTAGCCGCATTAAAACAACAAGTTCAGGCAAATGTTATTAAATTAAGCCCAGATGGACTAACTCCTTCAGAACAATTAATTACCATTAGGAATCGCTTACGTCCTCTGGTTAAAGAACAAGATCATCTCTTTGAATATACTCTGAGAAGTTTGTTAATTGCTCAAGGTATTTATTTAATTAATTATGTGGATCTTGATCAAGAACAAAGAACTTACTTACACCAATATTTTGAAGATTATATTTTTCCTGTTTTAACTCCCTTAGCAGTTGATCCTAGTCATCCTTTTCCTTATATTTCTAATCTTAGTCTTAATTTAGCGGTAATTGTACGGGAACCTGATACGAATGAGGAAAGATTTGCTAGAGTAAAAGTGCCTCAAGTTTTGCCTCGTTTTGTTGCTTTACCTAAAGAATTAAGACATCAAGAAGACGATCAAACTGCTCTTTGGACAGGAGTTCCTTTAGAACAAGTTATTGCTCATAATCTTGAGGCATTATTTCCAGGAATGATTGTTCAAGAATGTCATGCTTTTCGGGTAACTCGTAATGCTGATTTATCGGTTGAAGAAGACGAAGCTGATGATTTATTATTAGCAATTGAACAGGAACTGCGTAAACGTCATGTAGGAAAATCGGCTGTTCGTCTCGAAATTCATACTTCTACTCCTGAGTCCATTAAACTGAGGTTGATGGAGGATTTAGAATTAGAAGAAATCGATATTTATGATATTGACGGATTATTAGGACTTAAAGATTTATTTTACTTTATGTCTATTCCTCGTCCTGATCTAAAAGATCCCTCTTGGAGTGCGGTAGTTCCTACTTTTTTACAACGGGTTAAAGAAGTTGTAGACGGGAACGAAGATGGCAAAATTGAAGGTGAAGGAGAGGATATTTTTTCCTTAATTCGTCATTCAGATTTATTGGTTCATCATCCTTATCATTCCTTTGTTGCTTCGGTACAACAATTTATTACTCAATCAGCTTATGATCCTGATGTATTAGCTATTAAAATGACTTTATATCGGACTTCTGGAGATTCTCCGATTGTTAATGCTTTAATTACTGCGGCTGAAAATGGCAAACAAGTGGCTGTATTAGTAGAACTTAAAGCGCGATTTGATGAAGAAAATAATATTCTTTGGGCCCGTCGTTTAGAACAAGCTGGAGTTCATGTTGTTTATGGATTGGTCGGATTAAAAACTCATACTAAAGTTATTTTAGTGGTACGACGAGAAAGTAATAAAATGCGTCGTTATGTTCATATTGGAACAGGTAATTATAATCCGAAAACTGCTAAATTATATACGGATTTAGGCCTATTAACTTGTCGAGAAGAATTAGGTGCTGATTTAACTGATTTGTTTAATTTCTTGACCGGATATTCTCGTCAAAAATCTTACCGTAAATTGTTAGTTGCCCCTTTCAGTATGCGTGATCGCATGATAGGAATGATTCGTCGTGAAGCGGAACATTGTCGTAATGGTGGTAGTGGTCGTATTGTGGCCAAAATGAACGCTTTAGTGGATTCTCCCATTATTGAAGCTCTTTATAAAGCTTCTCAAGCAGGGGTAAAAATTGATTTGATTATTCGGGGAATTTGTTGTTTACGTCCAAAAGTTGAAGGGATTAGCGACAATATTAATGTTATTAGTATTATCGGTCGTTTTCTGGAACATTCCCGTATTTTTTATTTTCATAATGGAGGAGACGAAGAAATTTATATTGGTAGTGCTGATTGGATGACTCGTAATCTTTCTCGTCGGGTTGAAGCGATTACTCCTATTGATGATCCCAATATTGCTAAGGAATTACAAGAAATTCTAGGTATTATGTTAGCTGATAATCGTCAAGCTTGGGAATTACAAACTGATGGCAGTTATATTCAACGTTATTCAAGTGACAATGGCCCTGAACAAAGTTCTCAAAATATTTTCATGGAAATGGCTTTAAAATCGGCGGGAAATGTTTAA